In bacterium, the sequence GTCCACCACATCCCATAACTGCTGTTCAAATCACTCTAAACCAGTGAGTCCCGTAGCCCCGACTCATAACGCGCATCTCTATACTTGCCCCATGCATCCGGAGATCAAACAGGATCATCCCGGCAGTTGCCCCAAATGCGGCATGGCCCTGGAGCCCGAAGAACCGCTGGCTCCTTCCACAAAAACCGAATGGACTTGTCCCATGCACCCGGAGATCGTCCGGAGCGAACCCGGCAGTTGTCCGATCTGCGGCATGGCGTTAGAACCAAAAACCGTTTCGTTAGAGGAAGATCAGACTGAATTTAAAGACATGAAGAGACGTTTTCTGATTTCTTTAATTTTCACGCTACCTCTTTTTATCATCGCCATGGGGGATATGCTTCCGGGTAAACCGATTTCGCACTTTCTTCCTCACGAAATTTTGCGCTGGCTTGAGATCATTTTAGCCACACCCGTTGTTTTGTGGGGTGCCAAGCCATTTTTTGAGCGCGGTTGGCAATCGCTCAAAAACAAATCACTCAACATGTTTACGCTTATCAGCTTAGGCGTAGGCGTTGCTTATGGTTACAGCATGGTTGCGGGACTGATGCCTTCAATTTTTCCGAATTCCTTCGTGGATCATTCCGGCAGGGTCGCGACTTATTTTGAAGCGGCTGCGGTCATCGTGACTTTGATCCTTCTTGGCCAAGTTTTGGAATTGAAAGCCAGATCACAAACCGGAGCCGCGATTAAAGCCTTGTTAGGGCTCTCTCCCAAGACGGCGAGGCGTATTCATTCCAACGGAAACGAAGAAGACGTGTCGCTGGATCATGTCCAAATGGGGGATAAACTGCGTGTTCGTCCCGGCGAGAAAGTGCCCGTTGATGGTGTTGTGGTCGAAGGAAAAAGTTCCATCGATGAATCCATGATTACGGGAGAACCTATTCCTGTAGAGAAAGCCAGCGGGCATAAGGTGATCGGGGCAACAATAAACGGCACAGGATCTTTGATCATTGAAGCTCAAAAGGTTGGCGCCGATACTTTGCTCTCACAAATTATCCATATGGTGGCCCAAGCGCAACGTAGCCGCGCACCGATTCAGAAACTGGCGGATGTCGTTTCCGGTTATTTCGTACCCGCCGTCTTACTTGTAGCCGTGACAAGTTTTGTCCTGTGGATTTTGATCGGACCCGAGCCGCGCTTTGCATACGCTATCATCAATGCAGTTGCGGTTTTGATCATTGCTTGCCCGTGTGCGCTGGGATTAGCTACACCTCTCTCCATCATGGTGGCCATGGGTAAAGGTGCCGGAGCCGGCGTGCTTTTTAAAAATGCTGAAGCCCTTGAGACATTGCGGCAAATTGACACGTTAGTGGTGGATAAAACCGGGACACTCACTTTGGGTAAACCTAAGCTTGTCAGCGTTGAAAGTGCTGCCGATTTAAATTCTGATGAACTTCTGAAATATGCCGCAAGTCTTGAAGCAGGAAGCGAGCACCCGCTGGCACAGGCAATCGTGAATGGAGCAAAAGAGAAAAAAATTGCTTTAACCGCCGTACAGAATTTTGAATCTGTAACCGGAAAAGGCGTGACGGGACAAATCGAATCCCATTTGGTT encodes:
- a CDS encoding copper-translocating P-type ATPase encodes the protein MHPEIKQDHPGSCPKCGMALEPEEPLAPSTKTEWTCPMHPEIVRSEPGSCPICGMALEPKTVSLEEDQTEFKDMKRRFLISLIFTLPLFIIAMGDMLPGKPISHFLPHEILRWLEIILATPVVLWGAKPFFERGWQSLKNKSLNMFTLISLGVGVAYGYSMVAGLMPSIFPNSFVDHSGRVATYFEAAAVIVTLILLGQVLELKARSQTGAAIKALLGLSPKTARRIHSNGNEEDVSLDHVQMGDKLRVRPGEKVPVDGVVVEGKSSIDESMITGEPIPVEKASGHKVIGATINGTGSLIIEAQKVGADTLLSQIIHMVAQAQRSRAPIQKLADVVSGYFVPAVLLVAVTSFVLWILIGPEPRFAYAIINAVAVLIIACPCALGLATPLSIMVAMGKGAGAGVLFKNAEALETLRQIDTLVVDKTGTLTLGKPKLVSVESAADLNSDELLKYAASLEAGSEHPLAQAIVNGAKEKKIALTAVQNFESVTGKGVTGQIESHLVSLGNAKMMESLGLHTADLETKADQLRSEGQTVMFVAINKKLAGFVSVADPIKEGTAQVIQELHKDKIRIVMLTGDNQTTANAVAQKLGIDEVIAGVLPEQKALKVKELQSQGRKVAMAGDGINDAPALAQAQVGIAMGTGTDVAMESAGVTLVKGDLRGILRARNLSRATMKNIKQNLFFAFFYNALGVPIAAGVLYPFGVLLNPMIAALAMSLSSVSVIGNALRLRRVEL